Proteins encoded in a region of the Paenibacillus pedocola genome:
- the pheT gene encoding phenylalanine--tRNA ligase subunit beta gives MKVSTGWLTDYISLEGVTAEELADKITTAGIEIDGVERRNKGLSGIVTGYVKSKEKHPDADKLNVCIVDAGQGEDLQIVCGAKNVAAGQKVPVALVGAKLPGLEIKKAKLRGVLSQGMICSAKELGLNDKLLPKELQEGILVLPENTEVGQDITKVLGLNDEILEFDLTPNRSDCLSMIGAAYEVSAILGRDLNLPDPAAELVEAGGTAADSISVKIEDEAFCSHYAVRYISGVKPAPSPLWIQNRLMAAGVRPINNIVDITNYVMLEYGQPLHAFDGDQVEGGVLGVRFAREGEVLTTLDGQERKLEPQMLVIADGGKAVALAGVMGGLATEVTGETVNIVLESAKFDGGTVRKTSRQLGLRSEASLRFEKQVDPKAVIPALNRAAALIARYAGGSVHEGIVQAGSDAVPDKILTLSLEKLNNYLGTELSLLEVKTLFGRLRFKCGDVAQGVVEVQVPSRRGDISYDVDLIEEIARLYGYDNIPTTLIEGVTTPGALTRKQSVRRELRRMLALGGYQEVMGYSFIQPEQSKLFPAFSEGSLPVKLAMPMSEERSVLRTSLLPQLLDIALYNTNRRQSDLALFEIGNVFFTDEEQLTRQPRELPVLGLLLSGSRTAKQWNMTAEPVDFFDLKGALESVFAYLGLTGRVVYEGDAPQDYHPGRSASIYLLEEDGRTRIGTMGQLHPELQRKLDLEDTYVAELLLQPLYDSARISLQYSELQRFPGMERDIAVVVDSAVPAGNLLTSIRENGGTLLQNVQVFDVYTGGKMESGKKSVAISLLYRHTEHTLTDEEVSEVHEKVVAALQQTFGAELRK, from the coding sequence ATGAAAGTATCAACCGGATGGCTGACCGATTATATATCTCTAGAGGGAGTAACCGCTGAAGAGCTGGCGGACAAAATCACCACCGCAGGCATCGAGATCGATGGTGTCGAGCGCCGCAACAAAGGACTGTCCGGGATTGTAACCGGATATGTGAAATCGAAAGAAAAACACCCGGATGCCGACAAGCTGAACGTGTGTATCGTAGATGCCGGACAAGGCGAAGACCTGCAGATCGTCTGCGGAGCGAAGAACGTGGCTGCGGGCCAGAAGGTTCCCGTTGCCCTGGTTGGTGCGAAGCTGCCGGGTCTGGAGATCAAGAAAGCTAAGCTGCGCGGCGTCTTATCGCAGGGCATGATCTGTTCGGCCAAAGAGCTGGGTCTAAACGACAAGCTGCTGCCGAAAGAACTCCAGGAAGGTATTCTCGTATTGCCTGAGAACACAGAGGTAGGCCAGGATATCACGAAGGTGCTGGGACTGAATGATGAGATCCTGGAGTTTGACCTGACACCTAACCGTTCCGACTGTCTCAGCATGATCGGTGCGGCTTATGAAGTCAGTGCGATTCTGGGACGCGACCTCAATCTGCCTGACCCGGCTGCGGAACTGGTAGAGGCCGGCGGTACCGCTGCAGACTCGATTTCGGTAAAGATTGAAGATGAAGCCTTCTGCAGCCATTATGCAGTGCGCTATATCTCGGGAGTCAAGCCTGCTCCGTCACCGCTCTGGATTCAGAACCGTCTGATGGCCGCAGGTGTGCGTCCGATCAACAATATCGTGGATATCACAAATTATGTAATGCTTGAATACGGCCAGCCGCTGCATGCGTTTGACGGTGATCAAGTGGAAGGCGGCGTGCTGGGTGTGCGCTTTGCCCGTGAAGGCGAAGTGCTGACTACACTTGACGGCCAGGAGCGCAAGCTGGAGCCGCAAATGCTTGTCATTGCTGACGGCGGGAAGGCTGTGGCCTTGGCGGGAGTTATGGGCGGACTCGCCACAGAAGTAACGGGAGAAACCGTCAATATCGTACTCGAATCGGCCAAATTTGATGGCGGCACCGTCCGCAAGACATCACGCCAGCTGGGTCTGCGTTCTGAAGCTTCGCTGCGGTTCGAGAAGCAGGTGGATCCGAAGGCAGTGATTCCGGCACTCAACCGTGCCGCTGCCCTGATTGCCCGCTATGCCGGCGGTTCCGTACATGAAGGTATTGTGCAGGCAGGCAGCGATGCTGTTCCGGATAAGATTCTGACTTTGTCGCTTGAGAAGCTGAATAATTACCTCGGTACGGAGCTGTCGCTTCTGGAGGTGAAAACCTTGTTCGGACGCCTCCGCTTCAAATGCGGGGATGTGGCTCAAGGCGTTGTAGAGGTGCAGGTACCATCCCGTCGCGGAGATATCAGCTACGATGTGGACCTGATTGAAGAGATCGCCCGCCTGTACGGGTACGACAACATTCCGACAACATTGATTGAAGGAGTTACGACACCGGGTGCACTGACCAGAAAACAATCCGTGCGCCGTGAACTGCGCCGGATGCTCGCACTTGGCGGCTATCAGGAAGTGATGGGCTATTCCTTCATTCAGCCGGAGCAGAGCAAGCTGTTCCCTGCGTTCTCGGAAGGCAGCCTGCCTGTGAAGCTGGCTATGCCGATGAGCGAAGAACGCAGTGTGCTGCGCACCAGCCTGCTGCCGCAGCTGCTGGATATTGCCCTGTATAATACGAACCGCCGGCAGAGTGATCTGGCCCTGTTCGAGATCGGTAATGTATTCTTCACCGATGAAGAGCAGCTTACCCGCCAGCCCCGGGAGCTTCCGGTACTCGGACTGCTGCTGAGCGGAAGCCGGACCGCCAAGCAGTGGAACATGACTGCGGAGCCTGTGGATTTCTTCGACCTCAAAGGCGCACTGGAAAGTGTATTTGCCTACCTGGGACTAACCGGACGTGTGGTCTATGAAGGTGATGCGCCGCAAGACTATCACCCGGGCCGTTCCGCTTCCATCTATCTGCTGGAAGAAGATGGCCGTACACGAATCGGGACGATGGGCCAGCTTCATCCGGAGCTTCAGCGCAAGCTAGATCTGGAGGATACTTACGTAGCTGAGCTGCTGCTGCAGCCGCTGTATGACAGTGCCCGGATCAGCCTGCAGTACAGTGAACTGCAGCGCTTCCCTGGAATGGAACGGGACATCGCTGTTGTCGTAGATTCTGCGGTTCCTGCGGGGAATCTGTTGACTTCGATCCGTGAAAACGGGGGAACGCTGCTGCAGAATGTGCAGGTATTCGACGTCTATACCGGCGGTAAGATGGAAAGCGGGAAGAAAAGCGTGGCCATCTCGCTGCTGTACCGCCATACGGAACATACACTGACCGATGAAGAAGTTTCAGAAGTGCATGAAAAGGTAGTTGCTGCACTTCAGCAAACTTTTGGTGCAGAATTAAGAAAGTAG
- a CDS encoding efflux RND transporter periplasmic adaptor subunit, which yields MKKKKTVIIASSIVVLAVAGILTYVLWPDSSKEASAAPLNTAIVAKGNILNSVSGSGSVSAINSESIRTKEAGEVDQVMVAKGDVVKKGDVLITFVANDLSDKMKEAEKTLANLKTTLEDKQENYKTLAMNNATEDELASAKTAIEKAESDIVDQQDSIAAIEEDMLPPDPLTAPIDGTITAVNITDGEQAQNGSELFTMTDYVNLSVTVQVDELDIPNIKLEQTAAITLDALEDQEFEGKVIDIAKEGTSSNGVSLFDVTVGLNDSTGVLVGMSAEVAITIEKKNDVLTVPIEAVSEINGKYYVNVPSTAEDTSATGTDNAAAQAPAGGQAPGGEAPSGDAAGRQAPGGDAPSGDAASGQAPGSKATSGDAAAGQAAGDGSTGGWQGRSGQARGGSFPSGAPGGGFPGGGQSGGRSGTSTASGQKRVEVTVGIHDESNIEIVSGLSEGDEVVIPTVISTGSSSSAQTQMNQMGGMGGMGGFSTGGFSTGGGFTGGPPSGGGAGGGRQ from the coding sequence ATGAAAAAGAAGAAAACAGTAATTATCGCTTCAAGTATCGTTGTCTTGGCAGTTGCAGGTATCTTGACTTATGTGCTGTGGCCGGACAGCAGCAAGGAGGCTAGTGCGGCTCCGCTGAACACAGCGATTGTTGCAAAGGGCAATATTCTAAATAGTGTTTCGGGCTCAGGCTCCGTCTCAGCTATTAATTCTGAAAGTATCCGTACCAAAGAGGCCGGAGAAGTCGATCAGGTTATGGTCGCCAAAGGAGATGTCGTCAAAAAAGGCGATGTGCTGATTACCTTTGTGGCAAATGATTTAAGCGACAAGATGAAAGAAGCCGAAAAAACATTGGCTAATCTGAAGACCACCCTGGAAGATAAACAGGAGAATTACAAAACCCTGGCTATGAACAATGCTACAGAAGATGAGCTGGCATCGGCAAAAACAGCGATTGAAAAAGCGGAAAGCGATATAGTTGACCAACAGGATTCCATTGCTGCGATTGAAGAGGATATGCTTCCTCCCGATCCGTTAACCGCCCCGATCGACGGTACAATTACAGCCGTAAATATCACTGACGGCGAACAGGCGCAAAATGGCTCTGAACTGTTTACAATGACCGATTATGTGAACCTGAGCGTAACTGTCCAAGTAGATGAGCTGGATATCCCGAATATCAAGCTTGAGCAGACGGCTGCAATTACGCTGGACGCCCTTGAAGATCAGGAATTTGAAGGTAAGGTTATCGATATCGCCAAAGAAGGAACCTCCTCCAACGGTGTCTCCCTTTTTGATGTTACTGTAGGTCTGAATGATTCGACAGGCGTACTGGTCGGAATGTCAGCAGAGGTGGCCATCACGATTGAAAAGAAAAACGATGTGTTGACCGTACCTATTGAAGCTGTTTCTGAAATCAATGGAAAATACTACGTTAACGTGCCTTCAACCGCAGAAGACACCAGTGCAACTGGCACAGATAACGCAGCAGCTCAGGCTCCTGCAGGCGGGCAAGCTCCGGGCGGTGAAGCCCCTAGCGGCGATGCCGCAGGCAGGCAGGCTCCGGGCGGTGATGCCCCTAGCGGCGATGCCGCAAGTGGGCAGGCTCCGGGCAGTAAAGCCACCAGCGGTGATGCCGCAGCCGGACAGGCTGCGGGTGACGGTTCTACCGGCGGCTGGCAAGGCCGCAGCGGCCAGGCCAGAGGCGGCTCCTTCCCGAGCGGTGCGCCTGGCGGCGGGTTCCCGGGAGGGGGCCAGAGCGGCGGCCGTAGCGGCACCAGCACGGCATCCGGCCAGAAGAGAGTAGAAGTTACTGTCGGTATTCATGATGAGAGCAATATCGAAATTGTCAGCGGACTTTCCGAAGGTGATGAAGTTGTCATTCCGACTGTGATCAGCACAGGCTCCTCCTCTTCCGCTCAGACTCAGATGAACCAAATGGGCGGTATGGGCGGTATGGGCGGCTTCAGCACCGGCGGCTTCAGCACCGGCGGCGGCTTTACCGGCGGACCGCCTTCCGGTGGCGGCGCAGGCGGTGGGCGCCAATGA
- a CDS encoding sensor histidine kinase, whose protein sequence is MSIRRKLLICIPLLVLLMSSVSFVLFESGKNVQESYHLMINRILLYKEVSSEVGENMRSLNRFIMQVDADSYPEVDKHLSAVQELRKKLDGIETIGGSELPLMNYRHIIDTFLEQAGQMIDEIDDQDSKTLAGAYIEAEQTEGFIREEAQELVDLELEQYKPIYEEIMSTTGKLNQLGILLVITAAVLSISMAIWLSSSITGPIRRLVATAKQISKGRMDTKAPESINNDEISILCRAFNGMIDNIQQLMEENIKSVEKDRLVKELELKMLQSQINPHFLFNTLNSIAKLAYLEGAAKTSDLTVSVSRLLRYNLQKLDQAVPLREEVEHVTEYINIQKARFRDRITFVMDIDEQALGGMIPCLTLQPIFENAFVHGLEEMEEGAVLSLSIRYDSGIMEIGISDNGAGMNPETVARLMGSIREEAPRFSGKGQSTGLGTHNVFKRLHLFFDGEQQIEIDSSEGVGTAVLFRLPCRPSA, encoded by the coding sequence GTGAGTATCCGGCGAAAGCTGCTGATTTGCATTCCCCTGCTTGTACTGCTGATGAGCTCTGTTTCTTTTGTCTTGTTTGAGAGCGGGAAAAATGTGCAGGAGAGCTATCACCTGATGATAAACCGGATTTTATTGTATAAGGAAGTGTCCTCCGAGGTCGGGGAGAATATGCGTTCCTTGAACCGCTTCATCATGCAGGTGGATGCTGACAGCTATCCCGAGGTAGACAAGCATTTGAGCGCTGTGCAGGAGCTGCGGAAGAAGCTTGATGGGATAGAGACGATCGGCGGGAGCGAACTCCCGCTGATGAATTACCGCCACATCATTGACACCTTTCTGGAACAGGCCGGGCAGATGATTGACGAGATAGACGATCAGGACTCCAAAACGCTGGCCGGTGCTTATATTGAGGCGGAGCAGACAGAAGGGTTCATCCGCGAGGAAGCGCAGGAACTGGTTGACCTGGAACTGGAACAGTATAAGCCGATTTATGAGGAGATCATGTCCACGACGGGTAAGCTGAACCAGCTGGGGATTCTGCTGGTGATTACGGCAGCGGTGCTTAGCATATCTATGGCCATCTGGCTGTCCAGCAGCATCACGGGACCGATCCGCCGCCTGGTGGCGACGGCCAAGCAGATCTCGAAGGGCCGGATGGACACTAAAGCGCCCGAGAGTATCAACAACGATGAGATCAGCATTCTATGCCGGGCTTTTAATGGAATGATCGATAATATCCAGCAGCTGATGGAGGAGAATATCAAGAGCGTGGAGAAGGACCGCCTGGTTAAGGAGCTGGAACTGAAAATGCTGCAGAGCCAGATCAATCCTCATTTTCTGTTCAATACGCTGAACTCCATCGCCAAGCTCGCCTATCTGGAAGGAGCGGCTAAAACAAGCGATCTAACCGTATCCGTATCACGTCTGCTCCGTTATAACCTTCAGAAGCTGGACCAGGCGGTACCTCTGCGTGAGGAAGTGGAGCATGTAACGGAATATATCAATATTCAGAAGGCGCGTTTCCGTGACCGGATTACCTTTGTGATGGATATTGACGAACAGGCATTAGGCGGAATGATTCCCTGTCTGACCCTCCAGCCCATTTTCGAGAATGCCTTTGTGCACGGACTGGAGGAAATGGAGGAAGGGGCTGTGCTGTCATTGTCGATCCGGTATGACAGCGGAATTATGGAAATAGGAATCAGCGACAATGGTGCAGGCATGAACCCTGAGACCGTGGCAAGGCTGATGGGTTCGATCCGGGAGGAGGCTCCGCGTTTCAGCGGAAAGGGCCAGTCGACCGGACTTGGTACACATAATGTGTTTAAACGGCTTCATTTATTTTTTGACGGGGAACAGCAGATTGAGATCGACAGCAGCGAAGGCGTAGGGACAGCTGTACTGTTCAGGCTACCTTGCCGGCCATCGGCTTAA
- a CDS encoding helix-turn-helix domain-containing protein, with product MYTLLIADDEALEREGLELMIRHLFPDTFEFLHAENGRRAIQLAEEHRPDIVFMDIKMPGIQGLEAVRQILHKLPSAKIVMITAHDYFSYAKEGLLLGVKDYLLKPARREEVADVLKQLIAEIQEEKRRRHEQLEQQERLAHLLPLAENELTLMLMLEYVQEIELEQLAGLLNLQWSKGYAMVLSFPRQASGEWTDFQLVKREIYEAVKQLVKSGLGCLAGPLIGYQMALFIPLPPGRTGYSQRVLSLDWGERLRSLAEQRFGLPLNVGIGSIREGWDGLSRSYREAVRVCADNNDLFSVRHYDDITQSSGQTAISLDEENKLIEALLRRDKQEAIERFVKLYKTFGEAVERPFSTLRGEVIGLLLFLARAVQSKAGAGIIADLNAVEEPQSLKQGAEHWLEMLIDSLNEERESSRSHVHQRALLYINQNYKEDISMEQAAEYVNLSPHYFSKLFRQQAGETFIDYLTRLRINEAKRLIAGEELSLKGICYEVGYKDPNYFSRVFKKAVGITPSEFRQQYGKQSPC from the coding sequence ATGTACACTTTGCTGATTGCCGATGATGAGGCGCTGGAACGGGAAGGGCTGGAGCTGATGATTAGGCATCTTTTTCCGGATACCTTTGAGTTTCTGCATGCAGAGAACGGGCGGAGAGCGATACAGCTCGCGGAGGAGCATCGGCCGGATATTGTCTTCATGGATATTAAAATGCCGGGCATACAGGGATTAGAGGCGGTGCGGCAAATACTCCACAAGCTCCCTTCAGCCAAAATTGTGATGATTACCGCCCATGATTATTTCTCCTATGCCAAGGAAGGGCTGCTGCTGGGAGTGAAGGATTATTTGCTGAAACCTGCCAGACGCGAGGAGGTGGCAGATGTGCTGAAGCAGCTGATTGCCGAGATTCAGGAGGAGAAGCGCCGCAGGCATGAGCAGCTTGAGCAGCAGGAAAGGCTTGCCCATCTGCTGCCGTTGGCTGAAAATGAGCTGACACTTATGCTAATGCTGGAATATGTGCAGGAGATTGAGCTTGAACAGCTGGCCGGACTCCTGAACCTGCAATGGAGCAAGGGCTATGCTATGGTACTGTCGTTTCCCCGGCAGGCGAGTGGAGAATGGACGGATTTCCAGCTGGTAAAGCGTGAAATCTATGAGGCGGTCAAACAGCTGGTGAAGTCTGGTCTGGGCTGTCTGGCCGGTCCTTTAATCGGATATCAGATGGCTTTGTTTATCCCCTTGCCGCCGGGCCGCACAGGATACTCCCAGCGGGTTCTTTCCCTCGATTGGGGCGAACGGCTCCGAAGCCTCGCTGAACAGCGTTTTGGACTGCCGTTAAATGTCGGCATCGGCTCTATCAGGGAAGGCTGGGACGGACTGAGCCGTTCCTACCGGGAGGCGGTACGTGTCTGTGCCGACAACAATGACCTTTTCAGCGTGCGCCATTATGATGATATCACCCAAAGCTCGGGTCAGACCGCCATATCTTTGGACGAGGAGAATAAGTTGATTGAGGCTCTGCTGCGGCGGGACAAGCAGGAGGCTATTGAGCGCTTTGTCAAGCTGTATAAAACCTTCGGAGAGGCGGTGGAACGGCCTTTTTCAACTTTACGGGGGGAGGTTATCGGTCTGCTGCTGTTCCTGGCCAGGGCAGTTCAATCCAAGGCTGGAGCTGGGATCATAGCTGATTTGAACGCTGTGGAGGAGCCTCAGTCCCTGAAGCAAGGGGCAGAGCATTGGCTGGAAATGCTGATCGACAGCTTGAATGAAGAACGGGAGTCTAGCCGTTCCCATGTGCACCAGCGGGCCCTGCTCTATATCAACCAGAATTATAAAGAGGACATTTCGATGGAGCAGGCGGCCGAGTATGTGAATCTGAGCCCGCATTATTTCAGTAAATTGTTCAGGCAGCAAGCCGGTGAAACCTTTATCGACTATCTGACACGGCTTAGGATTAATGAGGCGAAGCGGCTGATAGCCGGAGAGGAACTGAGCCTCAAGGGAATCTGCTATGAGGTAGGGTACAAGGATCCGAATTATTTCAGCCGTGTGTTTAAAAAAGCAGTCGGTATTACACCAAGCGAGTTTAGGCAGCAGTATGGGAAGCAAAGTCCTTGCTAA
- a CDS encoding sugar-binding protein, whose product MDKKWLGVVIALFLLLAYFFIGFAGHSSRMGSIVRELSGQPGDVNPGYHIVLIEQERYHPYWEMVEKGAKEAAEAYGIDIEFTGPVRNNMEEQISLLEKAIAAQVDAIIVQGLNDEKFTPVIDKAVDRGIPVITIDTDAPASKRLAYVGTDNAAAGEILGRMVVKASGGKGKIGVIIGSDLAKNQLQRLNGLSHVVKQYSGLEIVDVRSSNISHMEAIQQAAEMLQLHPEIDVMVGTSSTDALGILQVSKRLKREPMTIIGFDNQADTLAAISRGDIKATVAQQPFLMGQMAVKLLNEHFQGRTLQSEYFTEVKVLDKSNVQEGESL is encoded by the coding sequence ATGGATAAGAAATGGCTTGGTGTTGTCATTGCCCTATTCCTGCTGCTGGCGTATTTTTTTATCGGTTTCGCAGGCCATTCCTCCCGCATGGGGAGTATTGTCAGGGAGCTTAGCGGGCAACCCGGTGATGTGAATCCCGGCTACCATATCGTACTGATTGAACAGGAACGGTATCATCCCTATTGGGAAATGGTCGAGAAGGGTGCTAAAGAAGCCGCTGAGGCATACGGGATAGACATTGAGTTCACCGGCCCGGTCCGCAATAACATGGAGGAGCAGATCAGCCTGCTGGAAAAAGCAATTGCCGCACAGGTGGATGCGATTATTGTACAAGGACTGAATGATGAGAAATTCACGCCAGTGATCGATAAAGCCGTAGACCGCGGTATCCCGGTGATCACAATAGATACCGATGCTCCTGCCAGCAAGCGCCTGGCCTATGTGGGAACCGACAATGCGGCAGCAGGTGAGATTCTGGGACGCATGGTTGTGAAGGCAAGCGGAGGCAAAGGGAAGATCGGGGTGATCATTGGCAGCGATCTGGCCAAAAATCAGCTGCAGCGTCTGAACGGCTTAAGCCATGTTGTGAAGCAATACAGCGGTCTGGAGATTGTGGATGTCCGGAGCTCTAATATATCCCATATGGAGGCGATTCAGCAGGCGGCAGAGATGCTGCAGCTGCATCCGGAAATCGATGTGATGGTCGGCACTAGTTCAACGGATGCGCTGGGAATTCTTCAAGTCTCCAAAAGACTAAAGCGGGAGCCTATGACCATCATAGGCTTTGACAATCAGGCGGATACACTCGCCGCGATCAGTAGAGGAGACATCAAGGCTACCGTGGCGCAGCAGCCTTTTTTGATGGGACAAATGGCTGTAAAGCTGCTGAATGAGCATTTCCAGGGGCGCACGCTGCAGTCGGAATATTTTACCGAGGTTAAGGTGCTGGACAAAAGTAATGTTCAGGAGGGGGAGAGCCTGTGA
- the pheS gene encoding phenylalanine--tRNA ligase subunit alpha: protein MKEKLEALKVEALAKLQEVTDPQVLNDLRVKYLGKKGELTEVLRGMGGLSAEERPVIGQVANLVRSAIEEIISTKQEAFQQQETLGRLQAEKVDVTLPGRGLPQGGIHPLNRVVQEIEDIFIGMGYKVAEGPEVETDYYNFEALNLPKDHPARDMQDSFYLTDDLLMRTQTSPVQVRTMQAMNGEVPVKIICPGKVYRRDDDDATHSFQFHQIEGLVIGSNIRMSDLKGTLNQFVKEMFGPSTGIRLRPSFFPFTEPSVEVDVSCFKCGGDGCRLCKQSGWLEILGAGMVHPNVLRMGGYDPEKYSGFAFGMGVERIAMLKYGIDDIRYFYTNDMGFVKQFKGI, encoded by the coding sequence ATGAAAGAAAAGCTGGAAGCATTGAAGGTTGAGGCCTTGGCTAAGCTGCAGGAGGTTACCGATCCGCAGGTTCTGAATGATTTACGCGTGAAATACCTGGGCAAAAAAGGCGAGCTGACTGAGGTTCTGCGTGGAATGGGAGGACTCAGCGCAGAGGAGCGCCCGGTGATCGGCCAGGTAGCGAATCTGGTGCGCAGCGCCATTGAAGAGATTATCAGCACGAAGCAGGAGGCCTTCCAGCAGCAGGAGACACTGGGCCGTCTGCAGGCGGAGAAAGTAGACGTTACTCTGCCGGGGCGCGGTTTGCCCCAGGGCGGAATTCATCCCTTAAACCGGGTTGTCCAGGAGATCGAAGATATCTTCATCGGTATGGGCTACAAGGTTGCTGAGGGACCTGAGGTTGAGACGGATTATTATAACTTTGAAGCACTCAATCTGCCGAAGGATCATCCGGCGCGCGACATGCAGGATTCCTTCTACTTAACAGATGATCTGCTAATGCGCACCCAAACCTCACCGGTGCAGGTCCGTACGATGCAGGCGATGAACGGGGAAGTTCCGGTCAAAATCATCTGTCCGGGCAAAGTGTACCGCCGCGATGATGACGATGCGACCCACTCTTTCCAGTTCCATCAGATTGAAGGCCTGGTCATCGGCAGCAATATCCGCATGAGTGACCTCAAAGGCACGCTGAACCAGTTCGTCAAAGAAATGTTCGGACCAAGCACGGGCATCCGTCTTCGTCCCAGCTTCTTCCCGTTCACAGAGCCGAGCGTTGAGGTGGATGTCAGCTGCTTCAAATGCGGCGGCGACGGCTGCCGTCTGTGCAAGCAGAGCGGCTGGCTGGAGATTCTCGGCGCAGGCATGGTGCATCCGAATGTACTGAGAATGGGCGGTTATGATCCGGAGAAATACAGCGGCTTTGCCTTCGGTATGGGCGTGGAGCGGATCGCGATGCTGAAGTACGGAATCGATGATATCCGTTATTTCTACACCAACGATATGGGCTTTGTGAAGCAGTTCAAGGGGATTTAG
- a CDS encoding ABC transporter permease: protein MMLYQSMKMAFKSILSSKIRAFLTMLGIIIGVSSVIALVSVGQGTTSQITESLSSLGTNQLTVNIMGRGATTSLTFEEALALGDIEGVENVSPVISGNVTAKHGTENVSVSVEGIIPAYEDVQDFHVQSGRFLLDIDTEYRQKVALIGTDTAEDLFGTDSPVGEKVQLNGTSFKIVGLLESKGSTSGGSSDEKILIPISTAERFLQSKGVRSITITTTSNDNVEDVKTKLESALDAKFSGAENSYSVFDSQEMLETVNETSNTLSLALGGIAGISLFVGGIGIMNIMIVSVNERTREIGIRKAIGAKKMNILMQFMIESVVLSGVGGLIGVGLGLGASWAVGNYTTMNVATSWNMVLISFSFSLIIGVVFGMIPANKAARMRPIYALRNE, encoded by the coding sequence ATGATGCTATATCAAAGCATGAAAATGGCCTTTAAGAGCATACTCAGCAGTAAAATAAGAGCTTTCCTGACCATGCTCGGGATTATTATCGGTGTTTCTTCTGTCATTGCACTTGTCTCTGTGGGCCAAGGAACCACTTCACAAATTACGGAATCGTTAAGTTCACTGGGTACTAACCAATTGACCGTTAACATTATGGGGCGCGGAGCGACAACCTCTCTGACGTTTGAAGAAGCGTTGGCGCTTGGAGATATCGAAGGCGTTGAGAACGTCTCCCCTGTAATCAGCGGCAATGTCACTGCCAAGCATGGGACTGAGAATGTTTCTGTATCCGTCGAAGGAATCATTCCTGCATATGAGGATGTTCAGGATTTCCATGTACAGTCCGGACGTTTCCTGCTGGATATTGATACGGAGTACCGTCAGAAGGTCGCCCTGATTGGTACGGATACCGCTGAGGATCTGTTTGGTACAGATAGCCCTGTCGGTGAAAAAGTTCAGCTTAACGGAACCAGCTTCAAAATTGTTGGCTTGCTGGAGAGCAAAGGCAGCACCAGCGGCGGCTCCAGTGATGAGAAAATCCTGATTCCGATCTCTACTGCTGAACGTTTCCTGCAGAGTAAGGGAGTCCGCTCTATTACGATCACTACGACCTCCAATGACAATGTTGAGGATGTCAAAACGAAGCTGGAGTCGGCCCTGGATGCCAAGTTCAGCGGTGCAGAAAATTCGTATTCCGTTTTTGATTCCCAGGAAATGCTTGAGACGGTGAATGAGACCAGCAATACGCTTTCACTGGCACTGGGTGGAATCGCCGGTATCTCCCTGTTCGTCGGCGGCATAGGCATTATGAACATTATGATTGTCTCCGTGAATGAGCGGACAAGAGAAATCGGGATCCGCAAAGCGATCGGGGCTAAGAAAATGAACATTCTGATGCAGTTTATGATCGAGTCTGTCGTTCTAAGCGGTGTAGGCGGGTTGATCGGCGTCGGCTTAGGCCTCGGAGCCAGCTGGGCCGTCGGAAATTACACCACAATGAATGTGGCGACATCCTGGAATATGGTCCTGATCTCTTTTTCGTTCTCTTTGATCATCGGGGTAGTGTTTGGGATGATTCCTGCAAACAAAGCGGCTAGAATGCGCCCCATTTACGCGCTTAGGAACGAATAA
- a CDS encoding ABC transporter ATP-binding protein, translated as MSSKPQPLIQVENMIHSYVMAGETMTILKGLSFTIEYGEFVAIIGPSGSGKSTLMNMLGCLDVANEGDYYLDGQEIRKLSDNKLAQIRNEKIGFIFQNFNLLPKLSAVENVELPLIYRGISHRERREIARNALIRVGLEERIDHRPAELSGGQQQRVAIARALAGTPPILLADEPTGALDSKTGKEVLQMIKELNEQGHTIILITHDLEIAEQAKRIIRIQDGSLVEDRRIARS; from the coding sequence ATGAGCAGCAAGCCTCAGCCGCTGATACAAGTTGAGAATATGATTCACAGCTATGTAATGGCCGGAGAGACAATGACCATTCTCAAAGGCCTTAGCTTTACGATTGAGTATGGGGAGTTCGTGGCCATTATCGGTCCCTCCGGCTCCGGTAAATCCACCTTGATGAACATGCTCGGATGTCTTGATGTTGCTAATGAAGGGGACTATTATCTGGACGGTCAGGAAATCCGGAAATTGTCCGACAACAAGCTGGCACAGATCCGCAATGAAAAAATCGGATTCATCTTTCAGAACTTCAACCTGCTGCCAAAGCTTTCTGCGGTAGAGAATGTGGAGCTCCCCCTGATCTACCGGGGGATTTCCCACCGGGAACGAAGAGAAATTGCCCGCAATGCACTGATCAGAGTCGGCCTCGAAGAAAGAATAGATCACCGTCCAGCGGAGCTGTCGGGGGGCCAGCAGCAGCGTGTAGCCATAGCCCGGGCCCTTGCCGGCACACCTCCGATCCTGCTGGCCGATGAACCTACCGGCGCCCTTGACTCCAAAACCGGGAAAGAAGTCCTGCAGATGATCAAGGAACTGAACGAACAGGGACATACCATTATTCTGATCACGCATGATCTTGAAATTGCTGAACAAGCGAAACGGATTATCCGCATTCAGGATGGTAGTCTCGTCGAGGATCGGAGGATTGCCAGATCATGA